A part of Flavobacteriaceae bacterium GSB9 genomic DNA contains:
- a CDS encoding metal-dependent hydrolase — protein MKITFYGHASLGIEVGDVNILVDPFITPNAKASSIDIEYLKADYILLTHAHQDHIADVESIAKRTKAVVISNFEIVSHFEKLGIEGHPMNHGGKWEFEFGTVKYVNAIHTSSFPDGSYGGQPGGFVLEGEHKNIYIAGDTALTHDMKLIPLQTKLDLAILPIGDNFTMGVDDAILASDFVECDKVLGYHYDTFGYIEIDHEEAKRKFFEKNKDLMLLEIGDHIEL, from the coding sequence ATGAAAATCACATTTTACGGTCATGCTTCCCTAGGTATTGAGGTTGGTGATGTAAATATTTTAGTCGATCCATTTATTACACCAAACGCGAAAGCCTCGAGTATAGACATTGAGTATTTAAAAGCCGATTATATTCTGCTAACCCATGCACATCAAGATCACATAGCTGATGTTGAGTCGATTGCTAAACGAACTAAAGCTGTTGTAATTTCGAATTTTGAAATTGTAAGTCATTTTGAAAAATTAGGAATTGAGGGCCATCCAATGAACCATGGCGGTAAATGGGAATTTGAGTTCGGCACCGTTAAGTATGTTAATGCCATACATACCTCATCTTTCCCTGACGGGAGTTATGGTGGCCAACCCGGCGGGTTTGTGCTAGAAGGTGAACATAAAAACATCTATATCGCTGGCGATACGGCATTGACTCATGATATGAAATTAATTCCGTTGCAAACCAAATTGGATTTGGCTATTTTGCCTATAGGCGATAATTTTACAATGGGGGTAGATGACGCCATTTTAGCAAGCGATTTTGTTGAATGTGATAAGGTTTTAGGCTATCACTACGATACCTTTGGCTATATTGAAATAGATCACGAGGAAGCTAAACGCAAGTTTTTTGAAAAGAACAAAGATTTAATGCTGCTTGAAATAGGAGACCATATAGAATTGTAA
- a CDS encoding o-succinylbenzoate synthase — MINASIKTYTLNFKKPSGTSRGVLKTKDTYFLILHSENKMGIGECALFRGLSADDVPNYEDKLKWVCQNINSGLDYLLEALTKYPSIQFGLEMAFKSLESQDMFQLLPSKFCDGEAAIPINGLIWMGSEAFMKQQITEKIKQGFNCLKMKIGAIDFQTEVNLIKSIRNEFSSKDIELRVDANGAFSPENALEKLKILSEYNLHSIEQPIKQGQEEQMANLCETTPLPIALDEELIGVFSLEKKKTLLQTIKPQYIILKPSLVGGIAGSDQWIAEAEKQQIGWWITSALESNIGLNAIAQYTYSKQNLMPQGLGTGSLFTNNISSPLQVKNGKLRYRKNDVWNLEILKN, encoded by the coding sequence ATGATAAATGCCTCGATTAAAACCTATACCTTAAATTTTAAAAAGCCTAGTGGTACCTCGCGTGGCGTACTAAAAACAAAGGATACCTATTTTCTCATATTACATTCTGAAAATAAAATGGGTATAGGCGAATGTGCCCTGTTTAGGGGGCTTTCTGCCGATGATGTGCCCAACTACGAAGATAAGTTGAAATGGGTGTGCCAAAATATAAATTCTGGTTTAGATTATTTATTAGAAGCATTAACCAAATATCCAAGCATTCAGTTTGGTTTAGAAATGGCTTTTAAATCTTTGGAAAGTCAGGATATGTTTCAGTTGCTTCCGTCAAAATTTTGTGACGGTGAAGCTGCCATTCCAATAAACGGGTTGATCTGGATGGGAAGTGAGGCGTTCATGAAGCAACAAATTACAGAAAAAATCAAGCAAGGTTTCAATTGTTTAAAAATGAAAATTGGTGCCATAGATTTTCAAACGGAAGTTAATTTGATAAAATCTATTCGCAATGAATTTTCATCAAAAGATATTGAATTGCGGGTAGATGCCAACGGCGCTTTTTCACCGGAAAATGCCTTAGAAAAGTTAAAAATACTTTCAGAATATAATTTGCATTCCATAGAACAGCCCATTAAGCAAGGGCAAGAGGAACAGATGGCAAATTTATGCGAAACGACACCATTGCCCATTGCTTTGGACGAGGAACTTATTGGTGTGTTTTCCTTAGAGAAAAAGAAAACATTATTGCAAACCATAAAACCGCAATATATTATTTTAAAGCCTAGTTTGGTTGGTGGTATAGCGGGTAGCGATCAATGGATAGCTGAAGCTGAAAAACAGCAAATAGGCTGGTGGATAACAAGTGCGTTGGAAAGCAATATTGGTTTGAATGCTATTGCACAATATACATATAGCAAGCAGAACTTGATGCCCCAAGGTTTAGGGACAGGAAGTTTATTTACAAATAATATTAGTAGTCCATTACAAGTTAAAAATGGTAAATTGCGATATCGAAAAAACGATGTTTGGAACCTCGAAATTTTAAAAAATTAA
- a CDS encoding CPBP family intramembrane metalloprotease, with the protein MYIAQAFKGLYDWWRYLLGVMIIFCAWQLVGMVPLGMAIVVKTLGSNSVEIPTDIPNMIDLLGSNLFLFLMLISFAFGLIGVFVSAKVLHKQSIKSLTTTRNKIDWKRFWFIFILWGVLSSGFVILDYVLSPEDYLFNFQLQPFLVLATIAILLIPLQTSFEEYFFRGYLMQGVGVVFKNKWVPLLITSMGFGLMHMANPEVEKMGYIIMVYYIGTGLFLGIITLMDEGLELALGFHVANNLFTALLVTADWTAFQTDSILKDLSDPTEMALMDIFVPVFVVFPILLVILSKKYKWNNWSEKLLGTVTEPPNEDYKILE; encoded by the coding sequence ATGTATATAGCTCAAGCGTTTAAAGGATTGTACGATTGGTGGCGCTATTTGTTGGGCGTAATGATAATATTTTGTGCATGGCAACTTGTGGGCATGGTGCCGTTGGGCATGGCTATTGTCGTAAAAACATTAGGCAGCAATTCAGTTGAAATACCAACAGATATCCCAAATATGATAGATTTGTTGGGCAGCAATCTGTTTTTATTTTTGATGCTGATTTCTTTCGCTTTCGGGCTTATAGGTGTTTTTGTTTCGGCGAAAGTATTGCATAAACAGTCCATAAAAAGCTTAACGACCACCAGGAATAAAATAGATTGGAAACGGTTTTGGTTTATTTTTATACTTTGGGGCGTTTTGTCCAGCGGTTTTGTGATTTTAGATTATGTTTTAAGCCCGGAAGATTATCTATTCAACTTTCAACTTCAGCCTTTTTTGGTTTTGGCAACTATTGCCATATTGTTGATTCCATTGCAAACCAGTTTCGAGGAATATTTTTTTCGAGGGTATTTAATGCAGGGGGTTGGTGTTGTTTTTAAGAATAAGTGGGTACCACTTTTAATAACTTCTATGGGGTTTGGTTTAATGCATATGGCCAATCCAGAAGTCGAAAAAATGGGGTACATCATCATGGTGTATTATATAGGTACGGGGCTGTTTTTAGGTATTATAACTCTCATGGACGAAGGCTTGGAACTCGCTTTAGGCTTTCATGTGGCCAATAACCTGTTTACGGCGCTTTTGGTCACTGCAGATTGGACCGCTTTTCAAACCGATTCCATATTAAAAGATTTATCCGATCCAACCGAAATGGCTTTGATGGATATTTTTGTACCTGTTTTTGTGGTTTTTCCCATTTTATTGGTTATTCTGTCTAAAAAATACAAATGGAACAACTGGAGCGAAAAACTATTGGGAACTGTTACCGAACCACCTAACGAAGATTATAAAATTTTAGAATAA
- a CDS encoding AMP-binding protein, producing MIPNYTNVHLKFKLDGLSYKYDQLMEVAYSYVKEGLPYQQDLGNFLLDWLDQHDYVTVKTSGSTGRPKSVKIKKQAMVNSAIATGDFFNLQPGDKVLNCLPSNFIAGKMMIVRAIILGLELDMTEPAVLPLIDYEKDYDFCAFTPMQLKSFAKYLKSIKTVIVGGGMVSRPIIEMVKDKKPQVYETYGMTETVSHIAVKKLNNFGEGESIETSYFHTLPDITVSTDDRNCLVIDAPHLTDDKIVTNDIVKIHSNTSFEWLGRFDNVINSGGIKLFPEQIEKKLQSKIEGEFFIASKPDDTLGEKLVLILERKEDNLNRAVFDVLDKYEKPKEIFTVPKFKETSSGKIHRKKTLQLLNI from the coding sequence ATGATACCAAATTACACGAATGTACACTTAAAGTTTAAGTTGGATGGACTAAGTTATAAATACGACCAACTTATGGAGGTTGCCTACAGTTATGTGAAAGAAGGACTGCCATACCAACAGGATTTAGGTAATTTTTTATTGGATTGGCTAGATCAACACGATTATGTAACCGTTAAAACATCTGGGTCTACCGGAAGGCCCAAAAGCGTAAAAATTAAAAAACAAGCCATGGTAAATTCAGCCATTGCAACTGGCGATTTTTTTAACTTGCAACCTGGCGATAAAGTGTTAAACTGTTTGCCTTCCAACTTTATTGCCGGAAAAATGATGATTGTTAGAGCAATAATTTTGGGGCTGGAATTAGATATGACAGAACCCGCTGTATTACCATTAATCGATTATGAGAAGGACTATGATTTTTGTGCTTTTACTCCAATGCAATTAAAAAGTTTTGCCAAATACTTAAAAAGTATCAAAACCGTAATTGTAGGTGGCGGAATGGTTTCAAGACCAATTATTGAAATGGTTAAAGACAAGAAGCCCCAAGTTTATGAAACTTATGGCATGACCGAAACTGTATCGCACATAGCTGTTAAAAAACTTAATAATTTTGGGGAAGGAGAATCTATTGAAACATCATATTTCCACACCTTGCCAGATATAACCGTTTCAACTGATGATAGAAATTGTCTGGTTATTGATGCTCCGCATCTTACCGATGACAAAATTGTTACAAACGATATCGTGAAAATCCACTCCAATACCAGTTTTGAATGGTTGGGCAGATTTGATAATGTTATAAATTCAGGAGGCATAAAACTATTCCCAGAGCAAATTGAAAAGAAACTGCAAAGCAAAATTGAAGGTGAGTTTTTTATTGCATCCAAACCAGATGATACATTAGGGGAGAAACTGGTTTTAATTCTTGAGAGAAAAGAAGACAATTTAAACAGGGCTGTTTTTGATGTTTTGGATAAATACGAAAAACCAAAAGAAATATTTACGGTCCCTAAATTTAAAGAAACATCATCAGGAAAAATCCACCGTAAAAAAACATTACAACTTCTAAATATTTAA
- the sppA gene encoding signal peptide peptidase SppA — protein MNFLKRVLSTVVGIIVFLTICFFGLIIIGALFGSDPNETIKVKPNSVLELRLDFPIRDYAGKIEFEEYPILNESEKNGLFNLIDAINYAATDDKIKGISIDNHFIDAGISQTKALRRALLKFKESGKFVTSYSDIYTQKDYYLSSVADTIYLNPVGIMEFKGLYSERLYFKDFQEKSGLKMEVVRLGKYKSAVEPFLDNKMSKNNRQQITAYLNSLWNDMKADISLSRNIPIAQLNTIADSLLARNPVLAKRSKLIDKIGYYDEYMNGIKNAIGIAIDEELQTVTLEDYAQYASNKVNRYNKNKIAVIYAEGDIIYGEGDLGVVGQGTMSESLVEAREDDKIKAVVLRINSPGGSALASELIWREIALTKQVKPVIVSMGDFAASGGYYIACNADKIIAEPTTITGSIGVFGILPNGKQLAENMGINAEQVATNTNAVTYSFFEPLSNTQRQFIQEEILDTYQLFSKRVSQGRGLTSEEVESIAQGRVWTGSDALNIGLVDELGGLDLALNYAAEMAGIEDYQVEELPVFRKNIEEMLEKFGLTKTKETILKEELGEENYKLLNKIKALSQKKGIQLLFPFSTEIK, from the coding sequence ATGAATTTTTTAAAACGTGTGTTATCCACCGTAGTGGGGATAATAGTATTTTTAACAATCTGTTTTTTTGGTTTGATTATCATCGGAGCACTTTTTGGCAGTGACCCCAATGAAACGATAAAAGTAAAACCAAATTCAGTACTTGAACTTAGGCTCGATTTTCCCATAAGGGATTATGCTGGAAAAATTGAGTTTGAAGAGTACCCCATTTTAAATGAAAGCGAAAAAAATGGTCTTTTCAACCTTATCGATGCGATAAACTATGCAGCAACCGATGATAAAATTAAAGGTATTTCAATTGATAATCATTTTATAGATGCTGGTATTTCACAAACCAAAGCACTGCGTAGGGCGCTTTTAAAATTCAAGGAATCTGGGAAATTTGTTACGTCTTACTCCGATATTTATACACAAAAAGACTATTATTTAAGTTCTGTGGCAGACACTATTTATTTAAACCCCGTTGGTATAATGGAGTTTAAAGGTTTGTATTCCGAACGTTTGTACTTTAAAGATTTTCAGGAAAAATCCGGACTTAAAATGGAAGTGGTGCGTTTGGGTAAATACAAAAGTGCGGTAGAACCCTTTTTGGATAATAAGATGAGCAAAAATAACAGGCAACAAATTACGGCATATTTAAACTCGCTTTGGAACGATATGAAAGCCGATATCTCATTAAGTAGGAACATTCCAATAGCACAGTTAAATACAATAGCCGATAGTTTATTGGCCCGTAACCCTGTTTTGGCAAAAAGATCTAAACTCATTGATAAAATAGGTTATTACGATGAATATATGAATGGTATTAAAAATGCCATTGGTATCGCCATTGATGAAGAGTTGCAAACCGTCACACTTGAAGACTATGCGCAATACGCCTCCAATAAGGTAAACCGCTATAATAAAAACAAAATAGCAGTTATTTATGCCGAAGGCGATATTATTTATGGTGAAGGCGATTTGGGCGTTGTTGGTCAGGGCACTATGAGTGAATCGCTTGTTGAAGCCCGGGAAGATGATAAAATTAAAGCCGTTGTTTTACGAATTAATTCTCCTGGGGGTAGCGCATTGGCTAGTGAACTTATTTGGCGCGAAATAGCACTTACTAAGCAGGTTAAGCCCGTTATTGTGTCAATGGGCGATTTTGCGGCTTCCGGTGGGTATTATATTGCCTGTAACGCTGATAAAATTATTGCTGAACCAACAACTATTACAGGAAGCATTGGTGTATTCGGTATATTGCCCAATGGCAAACAGTTGGCCGAAAACATGGGCATTAATGCCGAGCAAGTGGCCACTAATACTAATGCTGTAACTTATAGTTTTTTTGAACCTTTAAGTAATACACAACGCCAATTTATACAAGAGGAGATATTAGATACTTATCAACTTTTTTCTAAACGTGTGTCGCAAGGAAGAGGATTAACCTCAGAAGAGGTGGAATCCATTGCACAAGGGAGGGTTTGGACGGGTAGTGATGCCTTAAATATTGGTTTGGTTGATGAATTGGGTGGATTGGATTTAGCGTTGAATTATGCAGCTGAAATGGCAGGAATTGAAGATTATCAAGTTGAAGAATTACCTGTGTTTAGAAAAAACATAGAGGAAATGCTTGAGAAATTTGGTTTGACTAAAACCAAGGAGACTATTTTAAAAGAGGAATTGGGCGAGGAAAACTACAAATTGTTGAATAAAATTAAAGCTTTGTCACAGAAAAAAGGTATTCAGTTGTTGTTCCCATTTTCAACTGAAATAAAATAA
- a CDS encoding von Willebrand factor type A domain-containing protein — MKTLVKVIFIFMVAIHVQAQERLVIGTVSNESGTPLPGVAVLIKGTSTGTSTDFDGLYKLKAKNTDTLVFSFVGYKTKEQKIGVLNTVSVSLQPDVACLDEVVIVGYGSQRRRVVTSSVSSISASQIKRQKQKAYHNKLASQIESKSAPTALAGKLAGVSVSTNSKAPKTSSQIKIRGVSSVSNSKKPLVVIDGVVSSYEKLEQLKVHSVNAIDVLKNASATSVYGSRGANGVVLVSTKNGKYAHKNNTLYIVDGIPIKKENNYIVESFDKSDIDSRTHYTKAEAKKKFGKIAKNGCTVITTYQGNFRIKNNESYAVIEENRFENTSLSPLSTFSVDVDKASYSNVRRMINKGESVTPDAVKIEEMVNYFDYDYPQPVGEHPFSIHTEVAKTPWHNQTQLVKIGLQGKTFLNEELPPSNLTFLIDVSGSMSSQNKLPLLKKAFKLLVNQLREKDKVSIVVYAGAAGVVLKPTSGMHKQKINNALDRLNSGGSTAGGAGIKLAYKLAEENYKKHGNNRVILATDGDFNVGASSDSAMEKLIERKRKSGVFLSVLGFGYGNYKDSKLETLADKGNGNHAYIDNMQEAQKVFGKEFGGTLFTIAKDVKIQIEFNPNKVQGYRLIGYENRMLKDEDFIDDTKDAGELGSGHTVTALYEIIPKAVQTDYLKAVSELKYSKTQALNNYSNELFTVKFRYKKPEADKSMEIVHIQNDDISESSADFKFASAVALFGMQLRQSKYHNNSNLERVLSLAKAGRGEDKDGYRAEFIRLVRSCQSL; from the coding sequence ATGAAAACACTAGTAAAAGTCATTTTTATTTTCATGGTCGCTATCCATGTTCAAGCACAGGAACGTTTAGTTATTGGAACAGTTTCAAATGAAAGCGGAACACCTTTACCGGGCGTTGCGGTTTTAATCAAAGGGACATCCACGGGCACATCAACAGACTTTGACGGGCTCTATAAACTTAAAGCGAAAAATACCGATACTTTGGTGTTTTCTTTTGTGGGGTATAAAACTAAAGAGCAAAAAATAGGTGTGCTAAATACGGTTTCAGTTTCATTACAACCCGATGTGGCGTGTTTAGATGAAGTAGTTATAGTAGGCTACGGAAGCCAGCGAAGAAGAGTTGTTACAAGTTCGGTTTCCTCTATTTCAGCTTCTCAGATAAAACGCCAAAAACAAAAGGCATACCATAATAAACTGGCGAGTCAAATTGAATCGAAGTCAGCACCAACTGCGTTAGCAGGAAAGTTGGCTGGGGTTTCAGTTTCAACAAATTCCAAGGCTCCTAAAACGAGTTCACAAATTAAAATAAGAGGAGTTTCCTCGGTTTCCAATAGTAAAAAGCCACTTGTGGTTATCGACGGGGTAGTTTCTTCTTATGAAAAACTGGAGCAATTAAAGGTCCATTCGGTTAATGCTATTGATGTTTTAAAAAACGCTAGTGCGACATCCGTTTATGGTAGCAGGGGCGCTAATGGTGTTGTTTTGGTTTCTACAAAAAATGGGAAATACGCTCATAAAAACAATACATTGTACATTGTTGATGGCATTCCGATAAAAAAGGAAAACAACTATATTGTTGAAAGTTTTGATAAGTCTGATATTGATTCCCGAACACATTACACTAAAGCAGAAGCTAAAAAGAAGTTTGGTAAAATAGCTAAAAACGGTTGTACCGTAATTACAACGTACCAAGGAAATTTTAGAATAAAAAACAATGAAAGCTATGCTGTTATTGAAGAAAACAGGTTTGAAAACACATCGCTATCGCCGCTTTCAACATTCTCTGTAGATGTAGACAAAGCCTCTTACAGTAACGTGCGGAGAATGATAAACAAAGGCGAGTCTGTGACTCCTGATGCTGTTAAAATTGAAGAAATGGTTAATTATTTTGATTATGACTATCCGCAACCTGTTGGTGAGCATCCATTTTCAATACATACCGAAGTGGCAAAAACACCATGGCACAACCAAACTCAATTAGTTAAAATAGGGCTTCAGGGAAAAACATTTTTGAATGAAGAGTTACCACCATCAAACCTGACATTTTTAATCGATGTATCGGGCTCCATGAGTTCGCAAAACAAATTACCGCTTTTAAAAAAGGCCTTTAAACTATTGGTAAATCAGCTTCGCGAAAAGGACAAGGTGTCAATTGTGGTATATGCTGGTGCTGCTGGTGTGGTTTTAAAGCCAACCTCTGGTATGCACAAACAAAAAATAAATAATGCTCTAGATAGATTAAATTCCGGTGGTTCTACAGCTGGTGGGGCAGGCATTAAACTAGCGTACAAACTTGCCGAAGAAAATTATAAAAAGCACGGTAATAATCGAGTTATCTTAGCTACCGATGGCGATTTTAATGTAGGTGCATCAAGCGATAGTGCTATGGAAAAATTAATTGAGAGAAAACGAAAATCAGGCGTGTTTTTATCGGTTTTAGGTTTTGGGTACGGAAATTATAAAGATTCTAAGTTAGAAACCTTGGCCGACAAAGGTAATGGAAACCATGCCTATATTGACAATATGCAGGAAGCCCAAAAGGTGTTTGGTAAAGAGTTTGGAGGAACGCTGTTTACCATAGCAAAAGATGTTAAAATTCAGATAGAATTTAATCCAAACAAAGTACAAGGTTATAGGCTTATTGGTTATGAAAACAGAATGTTGAAGGATGAAGATTTTATAGACGATACAAAAGATGCTGGCGAATTAGGGAGCGGACATACCGTTACAGCGTTGTATGAGATTATTCCAAAAGCAGTACAAACAGATTACTTGAAAGCGGTTTCAGAGTTAAAATATTCTAAAACACAGGCTTTAAATAATTATTCAAATGAATTGTTTACCGTAAAATTCAGATACAAAAAACCAGAGGCGGATAAAAGTATGGAAATCGTCCATATTCAAAATGATGACATTTCTGAATCCTCTGCCGATTTTAAGTTTGCTTCGGCCGTAGCTTTGTTTGGTATGCAATTAAGACAATCTAAATACCATAACAATTCAAATTTAGAACGTGTTTTGTCCTTAGCCAAAGCAGGAAGAGGTGAAGATAAAGATGGTTATAGGGCAGAGTTTATTAGGCTAGTACGTTCTTGCCAAAGTCTTTAA
- a CDS encoding DoxX family protein: protein METIKTLNKWANRHTYLPIDLLRIALGAFLFFKGINFMSDSTMLMELFKPMQNMAGGMIIVHYVAPAHFIGGLLIAFGLLTRWTIVAQLPILIGAVVINFVGEMHSGNLILALVTLLACAFFLIYGSGKHSLDYYFKMEK from the coding sequence ATGGAAACAATAAAAACCCTAAATAAGTGGGCCAATAGGCACACTTATTTGCCCATTGACTTATTACGTATTGCTCTGGGTGCCTTTTTGTTTTTTAAAGGCATCAACTTTATGTCTGATAGTACCATGCTCATGGAACTTTTTAAACCCATGCAAAATATGGCCGGAGGCATGATTATAGTACACTATGTTGCTCCTGCTCACTTTATTGGCGGACTTTTAATTGCTTTTGGGCTACTAACACGTTGGACTATCGTTGCGCAGCTTCCTATTTTGATCGGCGCTGTAGTTATTAATTTTGTTGGCGAAATGCACAGCGGTAATTTAATTTTAGCATTAGTAACACTTTTAGCTTGTGCTTTTTTCTTAATCTATGGTTCTGGAAAACATTCATTAGACTATTATTTTAAGATGGAGAAATAA